The region TTTGTAAAATCATATCAGGTTGGGTAAATCGGTGCTGAAACACGAAGTGAAAGACGGAAAACTGGTTGTATATCTGGAAGGTCGATTGGACGTTTCTGTGGCAAATGAAGTGGAAGAGGGCCTTATGGAACTCATCGACAATGCTGGTCATAGAAAGGTTCTTCTAAACATGAAGGACGTTGAATATATGTCTTCCTCTGGATTCCGAGCTTGTATTTCCACGCTCCGCAAATTGAATTCCAAAGAGGGTTCCTTAAAAATTTCCAACATCAAACCTGCAGTCAAACGTATCTTTGACGTCATTGAACTCACTTCTCTGTTTGATATCTATGATTCCGAAGACGCTGCGCTAAAAGCGTTTTAAGTGGGTTTTTGAATCCTGTATTACATAAGATTGTAGAGACCAAACACGAGGAGATTCGTGTGGTTAGGGGGAAGAGCCTTCCTCCTCGTATCATTCCTATACGACCTTGGGAATCACACCTCAAAACAAATTCCATTTCAGTCATTGCTGAGTGCAAAAAAGGAAGCCCTAGTTCCGGAATCCTTAGACCCAATTATTTTCCTGTAGAAATTGCTTCCATTTATGAATCTGCGGGTGCCGGTGCCATTTCTGTCCTTACCGATTCCCAATATTTTTTTGGATCCTTAAACGATCTCAAATCAGTAGCAGAATCAGTTTCTATCCCTGTGATCAGAAAGGATTTTATCATTGATCCGATCCAAATTGACGAAGCCTATTCTTATGGCGCCTCTGCCATTTTACTCATCGTAAGAATACTTTCTCCTAAAGATCTAACTTCCTTACATAAGTATGCTAAGAGTTTGGGTCTTTCTGTCCTTGTGGAAACACACAATCGAGAAGAGGTAAAAACAGCACTGGATGCAGGGGCAACCACCATCGGTATCAATACAAGAGATTTAGATACATTCGAAATTCATAAAAATCTAATAGAGGAAATTGCTCCCGAATTAGATAGCTCCATCATCCGCGTGGCTGAATCAGGAATTGAAAGTTATGCTGATTGGCAAAAATACAGAGGTATTGTAGATTCTATGTTAGTTGGCACATATTTTATGAAAAGTAAAGACATTGCCAGTGATTTTAAGTCTCTTTTGTCAGGAAATTAATTTCAATTTTTTTAGTACAATCCAAGTATTTCAGTCGAAAATGGATCCTTTCATTTGGGGTATCCCTTAGATAGACTAAGGGATTTGAAAGATAATTTCGCTTTTCTCCAATTGTCCATCCACTATTCTATCCGCATGAACTGGAAGCAATTCCTAAAGGGTTTCATATTATTCCTCCTCTATATAGGAACTGCCAAGTTGGGAATGGAATATTTTTCGTTCCAACCAGTGAACTTGGCAGTCCTCTGGATCCCCTCTGGAATTGGACTCATCGGTTGTTTGTTTTTTGGGTATTGGTTTTTGCCCGTGGTTTGGCTTGCTAGTTTTATTTCCAATAAAGACGGCCTGATCAGCAGTCACCATAATTTAAGTCAGTTCGATTTGTATCTTAGCATTTGTCTTACTGCTGGTGTGGACACATTACAATCCACTTTAGCATATACATTTTGGATTAAAAAAATTCGTAAAAGTTTAAATTCCGCAAAAGACAATTTTTATTTTGTTACTTATGTTTCTTTTCTTTCCAGTGTCATTTCCATTTTGTGTTTAGGTGGAGTTCTTTATACTTTCGGATATTTTTATAAACTAAATTTTTC is a window of Leptospira congkakensis DNA encoding:
- a CDS encoding STAS domain-containing protein, whose product is MLKHEVKDGKLVVYLEGRLDVSVANEVEEGLMELIDNAGHRKVLLNMKDVEYMSSSGFRACISTLRKLNSKEGSLKISNIKPAVKRIFDVIELTSLFDIYDSEDAALKAF
- a CDS encoding indole-3-glycerol-phosphate synthase (involved in tryptophan biosynthesis; amino acid biosynthesis; converts 1-(2-carboxyphenylamino)-1-deoxy-D-ribulose 5-phosphate to C(1)-(3-indolyl)-glycerol 3-phosphat), with amino-acid sequence MNPVLHKIVETKHEEIRVVRGKSLPPRIIPIRPWESHLKTNSISVIAECKKGSPSSGILRPNYFPVEIASIYESAGAGAISVLTDSQYFFGSLNDLKSVAESVSIPVIRKDFIIDPIQIDEAYSYGASAILLIVRILSPKDLTSLHKYAKSLGLSVLVETHNREEVKTALDAGATTIGINTRDLDTFEIHKNLIEEIAPELDSSIIRVAESGIESYADWQKYRGIVDSMLVGTYFMKSKDIASDFKSLLSGN